The Nostoc sp. 'Lobaria pulmonaria (5183) cyanobiont' genome window below encodes:
- the tkt gene encoding transketolase produces MTVATQSAKQLSVEELAINSIRFLAIDAVEKAKSGHPGLPMGAAPMAFVLWDRFLKFNPKNPKWFNRDRFVLSAGHGSMLQYALLYLTGYDSVSIEDIKQFRQWESKTPGHPENFMTPGVEVTTGPLGQGIANGVGLAIAEAHLAAKFNKPDSKIVDHYTYVIVGDGCNMEGISGEACSFAGHLGLGKLIALYDDNHISIDGSTDVAFTEDVSKRFEAYGWHVQHVEDGNTDLEAIAKAIEAAKAVTDKPSFIKVTTIIGYGSPNKANTAGVHGAALGGDEIALTRKNLGWEYEPFVVPEEALNHTRKAVERGAGYEDEWNKTFADYKAKYAQEAADFERYISSKLPDGWDKVLPTYTPEDKGLPTRKHSENCLNKLAAVLPELIGGSADLTHSNLTEVKGKGDFQKGHYENPNIHFGVREHAMGAICNGIALHASGLIPYGATFLIFTDYMRAAIRLSALSQAGVIWVMTHDSIGQGEDGPTHQPIETVASLRAIPNLTVFRPADGNETSGAYKIAIEKAKENAPSLLAFTRQNVPNLAGTSVEGVAKGGYTVVDSEGTPDIILIGTGSELSLAVGAAEKLKAEGKKVRVVSLPSWELFEAQDAAYKESVLPKAVTKRLSVEAASSFGWHKYVGTEGDCVSIDRFGASAPGNVCLEKFGFSVDNVLAKAKQLLG; encoded by the coding sequence ATGACTGTTGCAACCCAATCCGCCAAACAATTGTCCGTCGAAGAACTGGCTATTAACTCGATCCGCTTCTTGGCTATTGATGCCGTAGAAAAAGCAAAATCGGGACACCCAGGACTACCAATGGGTGCGGCTCCGATGGCTTTTGTCCTCTGGGATCGCTTTTTGAAGTTTAATCCCAAGAATCCCAAATGGTTTAACCGCGATCGCTTTGTCTTATCTGCCGGTCATGGCTCGATGTTGCAGTACGCGCTGCTTTACTTGACAGGCTACGATAGCGTCAGCATTGAAGATATCAAGCAATTCCGTCAATGGGAGTCAAAAACCCCTGGACACCCGGAAAACTTCATGACCCCTGGCGTGGAAGTCACCACTGGCCCGCTAGGTCAAGGAATTGCCAATGGAGTCGGTTTAGCGATCGCCGAAGCCCACCTAGCGGCTAAATTTAACAAACCCGATAGCAAGATTGTTGACCATTACACCTACGTGATTGTAGGTGACGGTTGCAACATGGAAGGAATTTCTGGTGAAGCTTGTTCTTTTGCAGGACACTTGGGATTAGGCAAACTCATCGCTCTGTACGACGACAACCACATCTCCATCGACGGTTCCACTGATGTGGCATTCACCGAAGATGTTTCTAAGCGCTTTGAAGCTTACGGTTGGCACGTCCAACACGTCGAAGACGGCAACACAGACCTAGAAGCGATCGCCAAAGCAATTGAAGCAGCCAAAGCTGTTACTGATAAGCCTTCTTTCATCAAGGTAACAACCATTATTGGTTACGGTTCCCCCAATAAAGCAAACACTGCTGGTGTTCACGGCGCTGCCCTTGGCGGAGACGAAATAGCATTGACTCGGAAAAACTTGGGTTGGGAATACGAGCCTTTTGTAGTCCCAGAAGAAGCCCTCAACCACACCCGCAAAGCTGTGGAACGTGGCGCAGGTTACGAAGACGAATGGAACAAGACTTTTGCAGACTACAAAGCTAAGTATGCCCAAGAAGCAGCTGACTTTGAACGCTACATAAGCAGCAAACTACCCGATGGTTGGGATAAAGTACTACCCACCTACACCCCAGAAGACAAAGGACTGCCCACCCGCAAACACTCAGAAAATTGCCTCAACAAACTAGCGGCAGTTTTACCTGAATTGATTGGTGGTTCGGCTGACTTGACCCACTCCAACCTTACTGAAGTCAAGGGCAAAGGCGACTTTCAAAAAGGGCACTACGAAAACCCCAACATCCACTTTGGTGTACGGGAACATGCAATGGGCGCAATCTGTAATGGGATAGCGCTACACGCTTCGGGATTGATTCCCTACGGTGCTACCTTTTTGATATTCACAGATTATATGCGTGCTGCCATCCGCTTATCCGCGCTTTCCCAAGCTGGCGTGATTTGGGTGATGACTCATGATTCCATTGGACAAGGTGAAGATGGCCCCACGCACCAACCCATTGAAACTGTGGCTTCCTTGCGAGCCATTCCTAATTTAACGGTGTTTCGTCCCGCAGACGGTAATGAAACCTCTGGCGCTTATAAAATAGCGATCGAGAAGGCGAAGGAAAACGCTCCGTCTCTGTTGGCATTTACCCGTCAAAATGTCCCGAACTTGGCAGGTACATCGGTTGAGGGCGTGGCGAAGGGTGGATACACCGTGGTGGATAGCGAAGGTACACCTGATATCATTTTGATTGGCACTGGTTCAGAATTGAGCCTCGCCGTCGGCGCAGCCGAAAAACTCAAGGCTGAAGGCAAGAAAGTCCGTGTTGTCTCGCTACCTTCATGGGAACTGTTTGAAGCACAGGATGCGGCTTATAAAGAGTCAGTTTTGCCGAAAGCTGTCACCAAGCGTTTGTCTGTAGAAGCTGCTAGCAGTTTCGGTTGGCACAAGTACGTAGGTACTGAAGGCGATTGCGTTAGTATCGATCGCTTTGGTGCTTCGGCTCCAGGCAATGTTTGTCTAGAGAAGTTTGGCTTTAGCGTTGATAATGTGTTAGCTAAGGCTAAACA
- the fabF gene encoding beta-ketoacyl-ACP synthase II — protein sequence MTDHTRKRVVVTGVGAITPIGNTATEYWNGLLSGRNGIDYITLFDPSRHDCRIAGEVKNFDPHDYLERKEAKRMDRFSQFGVAAAKQALSNAELEINDLNAEQVGVMIGSGVGGIKVLEDQQTIYLNRGPDRCSPFMIPMMIANMAAGLTAIHTGAKGPNSCPVTACAAGSNAIGDAFRLIQGGYAQAMICGGTESAVTPLSIAGFAACKALSFSNDDPAHACRPFDRDRNGFVLGEGSGILILEELQHAISRGAHIYAEMIGYGMTCDAYHITSPVPGGLGAARAIELALKDASITPEQISYINAHGTSTPANDSTETSAIKKALGEYAYKVAISSTKSMTGHLLGGSGGIEAVATVLAIANDQIPPTINLENPDPECDLDYVPNSSRAQKVEVAISNSFGFGGHNVTLAFKKYV from the coding sequence ATGACAGATCATACACGTAAACGCGTTGTTGTAACTGGTGTTGGCGCGATTACACCTATAGGTAACACAGCAACAGAATATTGGAATGGATTATTGAGTGGACGCAATGGCATTGACTACATCACATTATTTGATCCGTCTCGCCATGATTGCCGGATTGCTGGTGAGGTGAAAAACTTCGATCCGCATGATTACTTGGAGCGTAAAGAGGCCAAGCGCATGGATCGATTTTCCCAATTTGGGGTTGCGGCAGCAAAACAGGCTTTATCTAACGCGGAGTTAGAGATCAATGACCTGAATGCAGAACAGGTAGGTGTGATGATCGGTTCTGGCGTTGGTGGCATTAAGGTATTAGAAGACCAACAAACTATCTACCTCAACCGTGGCCCCGATCGCTGTAGTCCATTCATGATCCCGATGATGATCGCCAATATGGCCGCAGGATTAACGGCAATTCACACGGGTGCTAAAGGGCCAAACTCCTGTCCTGTAACTGCCTGTGCCGCTGGCTCTAACGCCATTGGAGATGCTTTTCGCTTAATTCAAGGGGGATATGCCCAGGCGATGATTTGCGGGGGAACGGAGTCAGCTGTCACACCATTGTCGATAGCTGGGTTCGCCGCCTGCAAGGCACTCTCTTTTAGCAATGATGACCCAGCTCATGCTTGCCGTCCTTTTGACCGCGATCGCAACGGATTTGTTTTGGGTGAAGGTTCAGGAATTTTAATTCTAGAAGAACTGCAACACGCCATCAGTCGCGGCGCTCACATTTATGCGGAAATGATTGGTTATGGCATGACCTGTGATGCTTACCATATCACCTCCCCCGTACCTGGTGGACTTGGAGCCGCTAGAGCAATCGAACTGGCTCTCAAAGATGCCAGTATAACTCCCGAACAAATTAGCTATATTAACGCCCACGGCACTAGCACCCCAGCTAATGATTCAACTGAAACCTCAGCCATCAAAAAAGCCTTGGGAGAATATGCCTATAAGGTGGCAATTAGCTCCACTAAATCGATGACAGGTCATTTATTGGGCGGTTCTGGAGGTATTGAAGCAGTGGCAACAGTACTAGCGATCGCTAATGACCAAATTCCACCGACAATTAATCTGGAAAATCCCGATCCTGAGTGTGACTTAGATTACGTGCCTAACTCTAGCCGTGCTCAAAAAGTTGAGGTGGCAATATCCAATTCCTTTGGGTTTGGCGGTCATAATGTCACACTGGCCTTTAAGAAATACGTTTAA
- the acpP gene encoding acyl carrier protein yields the protein MSQAELFEKVKKIVIEQLSVDPPDKVTPQAKFMEDLGADSLDTVELVMALEEEFDIEIPDEAAEQITSVQDAVDYINNKVTASA from the coding sequence ATGAGCCAAGCGGAACTTTTTGAAAAGGTCAAGAAAATCGTCATCGAACAACTGAGTGTTGATCCCCCAGATAAAGTCACACCACAAGCCAAGTTTATGGAAGACCTGGGAGCAGATTCCCTCGATACCGTTGAGTTGGTGATGGCCTTGGAAGAAGAATTTGATATCGAAATTCCCGACGAAGCTGCCGAGCAGATTACATCGGTTCAAGACGCAGTAGATTATATCAATAACAAAGTTACCGCCTCAGCTTAA